The following are from one region of the Marinomonas sp. CT5 genome:
- a CDS encoding ABC-F family ATPase, translating into MLTTANITMQFGAKPLFENVSVKFGEGKRYGLIGANGCGKSTFMKILGGDLEPSSGNVSKDPNERLGKLKQDQFAYEEYSVIDTVIMGHTELWAIKSEKDAIYANPEMTEEDGLRAGDLEAEFAEMDGYTADARAGELLLGVGIPTEQHYGLMSEVAPGLKLRVLLAQALFSDPDILLLDEPTNNLDINTIRWLEGVLVERNCTMIIISHDRHFLNSVCTNMADLDYGELRLFSGNYDEYMTAATQARERLLSDNAKKKAQINELKSFVSRFSANASKSKQATSRAKQIDKIQLEEVKPSSRQNPFIRFEQEKKLHRMAVQIEDVAKSYDEEIFSGLNMMVEVGERIAVIGPNGIGKTTLLKCLVGDTDLTKGEVKWSENANIGYYAQDHAHEFEKDVDLIEWMGQWGQEGDDEQVIRGTLGRLLFSQSDIKKSVKVLSGGEQGRMLFGKLMLQKPNVLVMDEPTNHMDMESIESLNLALENYPGTLIFVSHDREFVSSLATRIVEVTSDGIVDFHGTYDEYLAKIEA; encoded by the coding sequence TTGTTAACGACGGCCAATATCACCATGCAATTTGGTGCAAAACCCCTTTTTGAAAATGTCTCTGTTAAATTCGGAGAAGGAAAGCGCTACGGTCTTATTGGCGCGAATGGATGTGGTAAATCCACTTTCATGAAAATCCTTGGTGGTGATCTAGAGCCAAGTTCAGGCAATGTTTCAAAAGATCCAAATGAGCGTCTTGGTAAACTAAAGCAAGACCAATTCGCCTATGAGGAATACTCTGTTATTGATACCGTTATCATGGGGCACACAGAACTTTGGGCGATCAAGTCTGAAAAAGATGCCATCTATGCTAACCCAGAAATGACGGAAGAAGATGGCTTGCGAGCGGGTGATCTTGAAGCGGAATTTGCAGAAATGGATGGCTACACAGCCGATGCACGTGCCGGTGAGCTATTGCTGGGTGTAGGAATCCCTACTGAGCAGCATTACGGATTGATGAGTGAAGTTGCTCCAGGTTTAAAACTTCGAGTCTTGCTGGCTCAAGCGTTGTTTTCTGATCCAGATATCTTGTTACTAGACGAACCAACAAACAACTTGGACATCAACACGATTCGTTGGTTAGAGGGTGTTTTGGTTGAGCGTAACTGCACTATGATCATCATTTCCCATGACCGTCACTTTCTAAACTCTGTTTGTACCAATATGGCCGATTTAGACTACGGTGAGTTACGCCTGTTCTCTGGTAATTATGATGAATACATGACGGCGGCCACTCAAGCTCGTGAACGTTTGTTATCAGATAACGCTAAGAAAAAAGCGCAAATTAATGAGCTAAAATCTTTTGTTAGTCGCTTCTCTGCTAACGCGTCAAAATCCAAACAAGCCACTTCTCGTGCTAAGCAAATTGATAAGATTCAACTTGAAGAAGTTAAGCCTTCAAGCCGTCAGAACCCATTCATTCGCTTTGAGCAAGAAAAGAAACTACATCGTATGGCCGTTCAAATTGAAGACGTTGCTAAATCCTATGACGAAGAGATCTTTAGCGGTTTGAATATGATGGTAGAAGTGGGTGAGCGCATTGCGGTTATCGGTCCAAACGGTATTGGTAAAACAACTTTGCTTAAATGTTTGGTTGGCGATACCGACTTAACGAAAGGCGAGGTTAAATGGTCTGAAAATGCAAATATTGGTTATTATGCTCAAGACCATGCACACGAATTCGAAAAAGATGTGGATCTGATCGAATGGATGGGGCAATGGGGTCAGGAAGGTGACGACGAGCAGGTGATTCGAGGTACTTTGGGGCGTTTATTATTCTCGCAAAGTGACATCAAAAAGTCGGTCAAAGTACTGTCTGGTGGTGAGCAAGGTCGTATGCTGTTTGGTAAGTTAATGCTGCAAAAACCTAATGTTCTGGTTATGGATGAACCAACTAACCATATGGATATGGAGTCCATCGAATCATTGAACTTGGCTCTTGAAAATTATCCGGGCACTTTGATTTTTGTCAGTCATGACCGTGAGTTTGTTTCGTCATTGGCGACTCGTATTGTCGAAGTGACGAGTGACGGTATTGTCGACTTCCACGGAACGTATGATGAATACTTAGCGAAAATCGAAGCGTAA
- a CDS encoding DUF6691 family protein, with protein sequence MYAIITLAAGLLFGLGLAFSEMTNPAVVIGFLDIFGNWNPSLIIVMASAIAVGMVGYAIKKRSLKPLIASKWQVPTIRHIDSKLIIGSVLFGIGWGISGYCPGPGLTALVNNPSEGFYFVGALIIGSGIHHIQTRLTQN encoded by the coding sequence ATGTACGCAATTATTACACTCGCTGCAGGATTATTATTTGGCTTAGGCTTAGCCTTCTCTGAGATGACAAATCCAGCTGTTGTTATTGGTTTTTTAGATATTTTCGGCAATTGGAACCCATCTTTAATCATTGTCATGGCTTCAGCCATTGCAGTGGGTATGGTGGGTTATGCCATTAAGAAAAGAAGCTTAAAGCCGCTTATAGCAAGTAAATGGCAAGTTCCTACCATTCGCCATATTGATTCCAAACTTATCATTGGATCGGTGCTTTTTGGCATTGGTTGGGGGATTAGCGGCTATTGCCCAGGCCCAGGATTAACGGCTCTGGTGAATAATCCAAGTGAAGGTTTTTACTTCGTTGGTGCGTTAATTATTGGTAGTGGAATTCATCATATTCAGACACGCCTGACGCAAAATTAG
- a CDS encoding Fe-Mn family superoxide dismutase, producing MAFELPALPYAKDALEPHMSVETLEYHYGKHHNTYVTKLNGLVPGTEYENKSLEEIITSAPAGGVFNNAAQIWNHTFFWNSLSPNGGGEPTGALADAINAKWGSFAEFQEAFNDKAVNNFGSSWTWLVKNADGSLDIVNTSNAGTPMTDGQTAIITVDLWEHAYYIDYRNVRPDYLKGFWALANWEFAAANFAA from the coding sequence ATGGCTTTTGAATTACCCGCTCTTCCTTACGCTAAAGACGCACTTGAGCCTCACATGTCTGTTGAGACTCTTGAGTACCATTACGGCAAGCACCACAACACCTATGTAACTAAATTAAATGGTCTTGTTCCTGGTACTGAATACGAGAACAAATCTTTAGAAGAGATCATTACTTCTGCTCCAGCTGGTGGCGTATTTAACAATGCTGCTCAAATCTGGAACCACACTTTCTTCTGGAACAGCCTAAGCCCTAACGGCGGTGGCGAGCCTACTGGCGCACTTGCTGATGCAATTAACGCAAAATGGGGTTCTTTCGCTGAATTCCAAGAAGCATTTAACGACAAAGCAGTAAACAACTTCGGCTCTAGCTGGACTTGGCTAGTAAAAAATGCTGATGGTTCTCTAGATATCGTGAATACAAGCAACGCTGGTACTCCAATGACTGATGGCCAAACAGCTATCATCACTGTGGATCTATGGGAACATGCTTACTACATTGATTACCGCAATGTACGTCCAGATTACCTTAAAGGTTTCTGGGCTCTTGCAAACTGGGAGTTCGCAGCGGCTAATTTTGCAGCATAA
- a CDS encoding TerB family tellurite resistance protein: MFKALKNLFTLPVEQGEQISYQKAVASLLMEVMLADYQVDAKEEYEVKSFLREVSELGDDVDIIYEEARSGVEDANDLYQFTKVINDTASLEQKMLLLKALWRVAFSDGDVDSHEEHRIRRISELLFMPHSEFIQAKLFVQEEIKSEKSQ; encoded by the coding sequence ATGTTTAAAGCTTTAAAAAATCTCTTTACTTTGCCTGTTGAGCAAGGGGAACAGATATCATATCAAAAAGCCGTAGCATCACTATTGATGGAGGTTATGTTGGCCGACTACCAAGTGGATGCGAAAGAAGAGTATGAGGTGAAAAGCTTTCTCCGTGAAGTTAGTGAGTTGGGAGATGATGTTGATATTATTTATGAAGAAGCACGTTCCGGTGTAGAAGATGCCAACGATCTATATCAATTTACTAAAGTCATTAACGACACGGCATCGTTAGAACAAAAAATGTTGTTATTAAAGGCGTTGTGGCGAGTGGCCTTTTCTGATGGTGATGTTGATTCACACGAGGAGCATCGCATTAGACGAATTAGTGAGCTTCTTTTTATGCCACATTCTGAGTTTATTCAGGCTAAATTATTTGTACAAGAAGAGATTAAATCTGAGAAGTCTCAATAA
- a CDS encoding MOSC domain-containing protein, translating into MSYTLSDLFIYPIKSIQGIPLATSQVELAGLYNDRRYMLVKPDGEFITGRTHPSLTLVSAKRIDEECWQLSHPNQPKTLTISPASFSPNHADVLIWDDYVNAQLAQKDANTWFSEVAGEPLKLVYFGETAERYTSRRPEVPVAFADGYPFLLTTEASLFELNRTCPKEIKMAQFRPNLVIKGNVPFEEDSWKRIRIGEVEFENVKPCVRCIFTTLDPNTAERIGKGEPLKTLGKFRLLEHQGVTFGINMIALNTGNIHVNDSVEVLEYKEPEVYSDRRKA; encoded by the coding sequence ATGTCGTATACCCTAAGTGATCTCTTTATCTACCCAATTAAGTCGATTCAGGGCATCCCTCTAGCCACCAGCCAAGTCGAATTAGCCGGACTTTATAACGATAGACGCTATATGCTTGTAAAGCCCGATGGAGAATTCATTACGGGACGCACGCACCCTAGTCTTACACTCGTTTCAGCTAAGCGTATTGACGAAGAATGTTGGCAACTTTCTCACCCAAACCAGCCAAAGACACTGACTATCTCCCCTGCCTCTTTCTCTCCTAACCATGCTGACGTTTTGATTTGGGATGATTATGTCAATGCTCAACTCGCACAAAAAGACGCTAACACTTGGTTTAGCGAAGTAGCAGGTGAGCCACTAAAACTGGTTTACTTTGGAGAAACCGCGGAGCGTTATACCAGCAGACGCCCAGAAGTGCCTGTCGCTTTTGCCGATGGCTACCCTTTTTTATTGACCACAGAAGCGTCTCTTTTTGAGCTTAATAGAACCTGTCCGAAAGAAATTAAAATGGCGCAATTTCGCCCTAATTTAGTCATTAAAGGCAACGTACCTTTTGAAGAAGACAGCTGGAAACGCATTCGCATAGGTGAAGTGGAGTTTGAAAATGTTAAACCTTGCGTACGATGCATTTTCACGACATTAGACCCCAATACAGCAGAACGTATCGGAAAAGGCGAACCACTAAAAACGCTCGGAAAATTTCGACTCTTAGAGCATCAAGGTGTTACCTTTGGTATTAATATGATTGCGCTAAACACTGGTAACATCCATGTAAATGACTCAGTTGAAGTCTTAGAATATAAAGAACCAGAGGTCTATTCAGATCGACGCAAAGCTTAA
- a CDS encoding YeeE/YedE family protein codes for METIFNPLVGGLLIGLTATFYLLSLGKVIGISGILSQLLFNKERLLPFLFIAGLIIGGSAYGTLTEQTVAFPETRSPLLLILSGLLVGYGTRLGGGCTSGHGVCGISRLSPRSITATIIFMVAAIATVAVVN; via the coding sequence ATGGAAACTATTTTTAACCCCTTAGTAGGCGGGTTGTTAATCGGACTTACTGCTACGTTCTACTTACTTAGTCTAGGTAAAGTGATTGGAATTAGCGGTATTTTATCGCAATTACTCTTTAACAAAGAACGCTTACTACCGTTTTTATTTATTGCAGGACTAATTATTGGCGGCAGTGCTTACGGTACCTTAACCGAACAAACCGTAGCATTTCCGGAAACACGAAGCCCACTTCTTTTAATCCTCTCTGGATTATTAGTTGGTTACGGAACAAGACTAGGTGGTGGCTGCACAAGTGGCCATGGGGTCTGTGGTATATCTCGACTCTCTCCTCGTTCCATTACTGCCACGATAATCTTTATGGTAGCGGCCATTGCTACTGTTGCCGTTGTTAATTAG
- a CDS encoding type III PLP-dependent enzyme, with product MTIDVNSFYTPERFARFKAFAETKETPFVVIDTEIIDEAYSELTKGFPIADIFYAIKANPAPEILTLLRDRGSNFDVASRYELDKLFAIGGVSPERVSYGNTIKKAKDVRYFYEKGVRMFATDSEADLRNIAKAAPGSRVYVRILTEGTVTADWPLSRKFGCRPDMAMDLLVLAKELGLVPYGISFHVGSQQRDIGAWDAAIASVKVIFERLKEEDGIVLEMINMGGGFPANYIARTNDLATYAEEITRFLEEDFGAELPRIILEPGRSLISNAGVLVSEVVLISRKSHTALNRWVFTDVGKFSGLIETLDESIKYPIHVDKGGELEEVIIAGPTCDSADIMYENYKYGLPLNLAIGDRMYWLSTGAYTTTYSAVEFNGFPPLASYYL from the coding sequence ATGACTATTGACGTCAATTCTTTTTACACGCCTGAACGTTTTGCACGCTTTAAAGCGTTTGCAGAGACCAAAGAAACCCCTTTCGTTGTCATTGATACTGAAATCATTGATGAAGCTTATAGCGAGCTAACAAAGGGCTTTCCTATTGCGGATATTTTTTATGCGATAAAAGCCAATCCAGCACCAGAGATTCTGACTTTGCTTCGTGATCGTGGGTCTAATTTTGATGTGGCATCACGCTATGAGCTAGACAAACTTTTTGCCATTGGCGGTGTTTCTCCAGAAAGAGTGAGCTACGGCAATACCATCAAGAAAGCAAAAGACGTTCGCTACTTTTATGAAAAAGGCGTTCGCATGTTTGCCACTGACTCTGAAGCCGATTTGCGCAACATTGCAAAAGCCGCTCCGGGGTCACGGGTTTATGTACGAATATTGACGGAAGGGACGGTAACAGCAGACTGGCCTCTTTCTCGTAAATTTGGCTGTCGTCCTGACATGGCTATGGATCTACTTGTATTAGCAAAAGAACTTGGCCTAGTACCATATGGTATTTCTTTCCATGTTGGCTCCCAGCAGCGAGACATCGGTGCATGGGATGCGGCGATAGCGAGTGTTAAAGTTATTTTCGAACGCCTTAAAGAAGAAGATGGCATTGTTTTAGAAATGATCAATATGGGCGGAGGATTCCCGGCCAACTATATTGCCCGTACAAATGACTTAGCAACGTATGCAGAAGAGATTACCCGTTTCTTAGAAGAAGACTTTGGTGCAGAATTGCCACGTATCATTCTAGAACCTGGTCGCTCTTTGATCTCAAACGCCGGCGTTCTAGTAAGTGAAGTAGTTTTGATTTCTCGTAAATCACACACGGCATTAAACCGATGGGTATTTACTGACGTTGGCAAATTTTCTGGCCTGATTGAAACGCTTGATGAATCCATCAAATACCCAATTCATGTCGATAAGGGCGGAGAATTAGAAGAGGTTATTATTGCCGGTCCAACTTGTGATAGTGCCGATATTATGTATGAAAACTACAAATACGGTCTGCCACTAAACTTGGCCATTGGTGATCGTATGTATTGGCTTTCTACCGGTGCTTATACAACCACCTACAGTGCGGTTGAATTTAATGGCTTCCCTCCATTAGCTTCTTATTACTTATAA
- the cysN gene encoding sulfate adenylyltransferase subunit CysN codes for MSHQSELISQDILGYLKQHEEKDLLRLLTCGNVDDGKSTLIGRLLHDSKLIYEDHLDAVKRDSKKSGTQGEEVDLALLVDGLQAEREQGITIDVAYRYFSTEKRKFIIADTPGHEQYTRNMATGASTCDLAIILIDARYGVQTQTRRHSYIASLLGIKHVVVAINKMDLVEFSEEKFNQIKDDYLKFVDQLGDRKPEDIYFVPMSALRGDNVVNASESTPWYQGGPLMSILETVQINRDVKRDAFRLPVQYVNRPNLDFRGFSGTIAAGVVKPGDKVVALPSGKQSTVDRVVTFDGDLDSAKAGQAVTITLKDEIDISRGDMLSHVGQESLIASTLRSSIVWMADQPLVPGKLYDFKLGTQTVPGKVHHFNHRIDVNTLEVSDIDSLELNGIGDAVIQFDAPVAFDEYTDSRFTGALIIIDRLTNVTVGAGMVEEAVAELDQDTIVSAEDRAARLGQKPAVIALADSVLKQGHALERLLLRKGVVSLVKADATAQEAALIRQTGVALLVADTAVADSEIVEATLEEVVDLIAESVQL; via the coding sequence ATGTCTCACCAATCAGAATTGATCAGCCAAGACATACTTGGTTATTTGAAACAACATGAAGAAAAAGACTTATTGCGTCTTCTTACTTGCGGCAATGTTGACGATGGAAAAAGTACACTCATCGGCCGCTTACTTCATGACTCAAAATTGATCTACGAAGATCATTTAGATGCCGTAAAACGTGATAGTAAAAAATCTGGTACACAGGGTGAAGAAGTTGATTTGGCTTTGTTGGTTGATGGCCTTCAAGCTGAGCGTGAGCAGGGCATCACTATCGATGTGGCTTACCGTTATTTTTCCACTGAAAAGCGTAAGTTTATCATTGCCGATACGCCAGGGCATGAGCAATATACTCGTAATATGGCAACAGGTGCGTCCACTTGTGACCTCGCTATTATTCTGATTGACGCTCGCTATGGTGTGCAAACTCAAACACGTCGTCATAGCTATATTGCTTCCTTGTTAGGCATTAAGCACGTTGTGGTCGCGATCAATAAAATGGATTTGGTTGAGTTCTCTGAAGAGAAGTTTAACCAGATCAAAGATGACTATTTGAAATTTGTTGATCAACTTGGCGATCGCAAGCCTGAAGATATTTACTTTGTTCCAATGTCCGCATTGCGCGGTGATAACGTGGTGAATGCGTCAGAAAGTACGCCTTGGTATCAAGGTGGTCCACTGATGTCAATTTTGGAAACCGTTCAGATAAATCGTGATGTTAAGCGTGATGCTTTCCGATTGCCTGTTCAGTATGTCAATCGTCCGAACTTAGATTTTCGTGGCTTCTCTGGAACCATTGCTGCCGGTGTTGTAAAGCCTGGCGATAAAGTGGTGGCTTTACCTTCTGGTAAACAGTCAACAGTAGATAGAGTGGTTACATTTGATGGGGATCTTGATAGCGCTAAAGCAGGTCAAGCGGTCACCATTACATTGAAAGATGAAATAGATATCAGTCGCGGTGACATGTTGTCACATGTTGGTCAAGAGTCACTTATTGCATCAACGCTTCGATCTTCTATTGTTTGGATGGCAGACCAGCCATTGGTGCCAGGTAAGTTATACGACTTTAAGCTAGGCACACAAACGGTTCCGGGTAAGGTGCATCATTTTAATCACCGTATTGATGTAAATACGCTTGAAGTGAGTGATATTGACTCATTGGAGTTAAACGGTATTGGCGATGCGGTTATACAGTTTGATGCACCGGTGGCGTTTGATGAATACACAGACAGTCGCTTCACTGGAGCATTGATCATCATTGATCGCTTGACCAATGTAACCGTGGGTGCTGGCATGGTTGAAGAAGCTGTGGCAGAGCTGGATCAAGACACGATTGTTAGTGCAGAAGATCGTGCAGCAAGACTCGGGCAGAAACCCGCTGTCATTGCTTTAGCAGATAGTGTCTTGAAGCAAGGTCACGCTCTTGAACGTCTTTTGTTGCGAAAAGGCGTTGTGTCTTTAGTAAAAGCAGACGCGACAGCTCAAGAAGCGGCCTTAATTCGACAGACTGGCGTTGCTTTGTTGGTGGCAGACACCGCAGTAGCAGATTCTGAAATTGTTGAAGCGACTCTTGAGGAAGTTGTGGACTTGATTGCAGAAAGCGTTCAGCTTTAA
- a CDS encoding GreA/GreB family elongation factor, with protein sequence MMNKSDVYKTITATLLKRYENAKWAANQAHEAATNEESIAENKYDTFGLEASYLAHGQSQRVVECEKDWLVFHKKQLVEFTEEDSVDLWSLVTLSNFDSASEVNRYFFVSPCSGGLNIIINDETVYLVTPFSPVGKLLLGKMVGDELKLPKNGEQTAYEITSIA encoded by the coding sequence GTGATGAATAAAAGTGACGTATACAAAACAATAACGGCCACGTTGTTGAAGCGTTATGAAAATGCAAAATGGGCGGCTAATCAGGCCCATGAAGCGGCCACAAATGAAGAGAGTATTGCTGAAAACAAATACGACACATTCGGCTTAGAGGCCTCATATCTAGCACATGGCCAATCTCAGAGAGTGGTTGAGTGTGAAAAAGACTGGCTTGTTTTCCATAAAAAACAGCTTGTTGAATTTACTGAAGAGGATAGTGTCGATCTGTGGAGTTTAGTTACATTAAGCAATTTTGACTCAGCTAGTGAAGTAAACAGGTACTTCTTTGTGTCACCATGCTCTGGCGGTCTCAATATTATAATAAACGATGAAACGGTCTATCTGGTGACGCCATTTAGTCCGGTTGGTAAGTTGCTGTTAGGAAAAATGGTAGGTGATGAACTGAAACTACCGAAAAATGGTGAGCAAACGGCTTACGAAATAACCAGTATTGCATAA
- a CDS encoding siderophore-interacting protein: MSKLQPRELTVIRKTNITKNMLRITLGGMNIHTIPDDQESAYVKLIFPSKDQKPLMRTYTIRHQRKDEIDIDFVLHKDGGPASSWALHSQPNDTILVGGPGPKKQIDKSAEWMLFVGDMTALPAISVSLEKLPQNSKGYAVLEVISGEDIQPLKHPDGIDIKWIINAQPGEKDSLLLEHVKSLNLPEDNISAWVACEFSSMKSLRSYLKNELRIKKENLYISSYWKHGNNEDQHKKVKQIDAEEMA, from the coding sequence ATGAGCAAATTGCAACCTCGCGAACTCACCGTTATTCGTAAGACCAACATAACAAAAAACATGCTTCGCATTACACTAGGCGGCATGAATATTCACACCATACCTGATGACCAAGAAAGTGCTTATGTTAAGTTAATTTTTCCAAGCAAAGATCAAAAACCATTAATGAGAACTTACACTATTCGTCATCAACGAAAAGATGAAATAGATATCGATTTTGTTCTGCATAAGGACGGCGGCCCAGCCTCTTCTTGGGCTCTACATTCTCAACCCAATGACACTATTCTTGTTGGAGGTCCCGGCCCCAAAAAACAGATTGATAAATCCGCTGAGTGGATGTTATTTGTTGGCGATATGACCGCCCTGCCGGCCATTAGCGTGTCCTTAGAAAAGTTACCTCAAAACAGCAAAGGTTACGCTGTTTTGGAAGTGATTTCTGGGGAGGATATTCAGCCATTGAAACACCCGGATGGTATCGACATAAAATGGATCATTAACGCCCAGCCAGGTGAGAAAGATAGCTTATTACTAGAGCACGTTAAGTCATTAAATTTGCCCGAAGACAACATTTCTGCTTGGGTGGCCTGCGAATTTAGCAGCATGAAGTCTCTGCGTTCTTATTTAAAAAATGAGCTAAGAATCAAGAAAGAGAATTTGTATATTTCTAGTTATTGGAAACATGGAAATAATGAAGACCAGCATAAGAAAGTGAAGCAAATTGATGCTGAAGAAATGGCTTAG
- the cysD gene encoding sulfate adenylyltransferase subunit CysD, whose translation MTEARLTHLKQLEAESIHIIREVAAEFDNPVMLYSIGKDSAVMLHLAMKAFYPGKPPFPLMHVDTGWKFKEMISFRDELVAKLGLELIVHQNQEGIEQGIGPFTHGSSKHTDVMKTQGLKQALDKYGFDAAFGGARRDEEKSRAKERVYSFRDKQHRWDPKNQRPELWNIYNGKVNKGESIRVFPLSNWTELDIWQYIYLESIPIVPLYFSAKRPVVERDGTLIMVDDERMPLNGEVPEMKSVRFRTLGCYPLTGAVESEAATLPEIIQEMLLTKSSERQGRMIDHDSSGSMEEKKKQGYF comes from the coding sequence ATGACAGAGGCAAGACTTACTCACTTAAAACAGCTAGAAGCCGAAAGTATTCACATTATACGTGAGGTTGCTGCTGAATTTGATAACCCTGTAATGCTTTATTCTATTGGTAAGGACTCAGCGGTAATGCTGCACCTTGCTATGAAAGCATTCTATCCAGGCAAACCACCGTTCCCTCTAATGCACGTGGATACAGGCTGGAAGTTTAAAGAAATGATCTCCTTCCGTGATGAATTAGTTGCCAAGCTTGGTTTGGAATTAATCGTTCACCAAAACCAAGAAGGTATAGAGCAAGGCATTGGACCTTTTACACACGGTAGCTCAAAGCATACCGATGTGATGAAGACACAAGGTCTTAAGCAAGCGCTAGACAAATACGGTTTTGATGCTGCTTTTGGTGGAGCGCGCCGTGATGAAGAAAAATCTCGCGCCAAAGAACGTGTGTATTCTTTCCGAGATAAACAACATCGTTGGGACCCAAAAAACCAACGTCCAGAGCTGTGGAATATTTATAACGGCAAAGTAAATAAAGGCGAGAGCATCCGTGTGTTCCCTTTGTCTAATTGGACTGAGTTGGATATTTGGCAATACATTTATTTAGAAAGCATTCCAATTGTGCCTTTGTACTTTTCTGCAAAACGTCCTGTAGTCGAACGTGATGGCACTTTGATCATGGTGGATGATGAGCGCATGCCTTTAAACGGTGAAGTGCCTGAGATGAAGTCTGTTCGTTTCCGTACGCTAGGCTGTTACCCATTGACGGGGGCGGTTGAGTCCGAAGCCGCTACACTACCTGAAATTATTCAGGAGATGTTGCTGACAAAAAGTTCAGAGCGTCAAGGGCGAATGATTGACCACGATTCATCTGGGTCAATGGAAGAGAAGAAAAAACAAGGCTATTTCTAA